taattatatttattttacttatttttaaaataatgtttTAGTAACCAAGAACAATCCTATTGTACATAACTGTTGAAAGGggtcaaaatattttttgaatggcttttatatttttttcaaaattttagaaattttatgaatattttattttcattatattttaaatttcacaTGGTCATTTAATTTTAGTCTTAATTAAAAATCATGTACGGTCCACAAAAAGTGAATTCTGGACATTAGGATACTTTGGCAGCGACATGTTGTCActacaattgaaaatcataatatctaattttttatttttgccaaAATAGCTAAAAATTGATGTTGAAAACTAGCAGCATAAACAAATGCATTGTCATCATCTGTTTCTTTGCTATACTGCAATGAAAATAGTAAATAGACAACAGAAATGATACTAAACAGCTTACTTCATTTATTTTAATACCAAAAGTTCTTGTTGGATAGTTCTGGAAATTAATCTCACGGTCATTCTTCTAATATGTGATTATAATACCAAAAGAGGTCACTGACTGACTGACCTCCATCCCAAGCGCAAAGGAATTGCCATAATTACCTGAACACCTTGTAATATGTGATTTATGATTATATGAAATAGCTTATTACTCCTTTAATTGCAAATGATTGGTAAGAGAAGTAGAAGATCAAGAAGAACATCGTGGAAGTTAAAGAATATAAACATATGACAGAAGGGATAGCTTTAAACCAAGCCAAATGAAGAAAAAAGAGCCATTTGGCTAACCCAAATAGTAGCAATTTGCAAATTGGTGCGGAGATGCAAGTTCATCCTAGAACAGTAAATTTAGGTATCtaaagttttaattcaatattttccaTGTGATGTATTTTTTGTAGTCAAAGTGGAGCTTATtgcattgtatatatatattttcaatcatTACTAGTCTACTTCACCAAGATTTAGAAGCACCTTTGCATGTTGTCATACGTGAACAAAAATGCCATCGCACAATGTTCATCAATATGCATATGCAAGTCCATCCTTAATGTACTGCATTTTAGAGCATGTTCCATGCCACAATCCCATCTGGTTCTCTGAACCTAAACATTTCCCATTCCAGGCGATGTTGGTTGGGGATTAAAGGCATAGTTGCTGCTGCTACTGTTGTGTATTGACTTTCTGGTCCATGACGGAATTTACTTCATTAATCCATCCATATAGGATCCCAAGCATTTTTTTGAGAACATGATCTTGCAAAGGATGGAATTTACTCTGTTATGTGACCCGCATATTCGTGGGATTTCATAAAGTTTTGGGAACATGATGCTACAAAAATTACTTATGTTATCCGAATAGGCTGAATTTCTTGCATACATGTGTGGCCCTATATTATCTTTTATATTTAACCTCTTCATAGTTTATCCATCTAATTGAAGTGTTAATATCCCCAAGACTAAATGCAACATATTTGGAGAGGATCCTTTCTGAACATTGCAAATTTCTTTTATATTACTTCTGACCAGAAGAATGTTCAAGAAACAATGATTCAAACCTCCAAATCATGTTATTTTTGTGCTGTGATATTGCTTCTGAACAGTGTGGCTGGTTGCTTTTGTAAGTGGAACTACTGCAAACTTCAAGATTTACTGGAATTTTTCCTTTGTGATTTTCCAGGGCCCCCTACGCAAATTATGTCATGGAGAGGAAGATGATTCAGAAGATCAGGGTGCAGAATGTGAAGGCAGAGCTGTCAGTTTTCTTTATAATGTAGTCAGCAAAGACTCAATTCTTGTGACTGCCTGGAGTGGTGGGCAGTTGCAAATAGATGCCCTAACTGATGAAATCCAACCAGTCTGGAGTGTTGGTAGTCCTCCTCGCGTCTCTGTTGATTCTCATGACCGAATCCTTGGTCTTGCTATGATATGTGAGTCCACCAATGATGATCTTTCTATAGTGAAGCTTGATCAGCCACTTGATCATACTGTCTGGTTAGGTCATCCACCCCCATTGTTGAGACTGGCTATTGTGGATTTGGCTTTGCCAAGAAACATCCAAGGTGATTCTTTTGTTTCAATGTATGTTGATCCCCTTATTCCTGAGAGAATATATTCACTTCATGATGGAGGGATAGATTCCATAGTGTTGCATTTTCTCCCATTTACAAGTCAGATGAGTGGCAAGGATGAGACCATGCGAACTCCTTCTGTGAATCCTGTTTTGAATACATGCCAGGGAGAAACCTCCTCTCCTTCTCCTCTTTTCGGTTTTGTGCCATTATCTGATTCATTTGGATATTCATGGATAGTGGGAGTTACCTTGTGTTATGAATGTATTGTGCTGGAGATGAAAACATGGAATATATTGCTCCCCGTACATGCTAATATGGAAAGGAAACCCATAAGCTTAGTAGAAACAACAGAGACAGATACCCCAGATATTATCAGCAAAGAACTCCTTAGTGGCCCTAAAGTGGTCCTTGTTCCTTCTGCCTCACCAAATCTGCAGTATGTTGCTGCTGATTCTATTGAAGGTCGATCAACTCTTCATCAATACTGCAaacttttccatgaaaattacgTTGAGTATGCACACAAGGTAACTATGTATGAACATATGTTATGATAAAGATGCAATAATCCTTCTTCTGTGGCACAATATACAGAAGAATCTTCTTCTCATTTGGCCTTTCTTAAGTCGTATTAGTATGTACAAAGAGAAATTTTTAACTCCTTTGctacagtattgaatatgtttaCCAAATTGTTCATCACTGTCATTTAGAAATTCTAAAAgttggggcagattttgtgatgaCCTTGCCCATTCAAGAATGTGAGCTTTGTAATTTTTAGTTATATTGAAGAAATTCTCCTGTATTTACATTGAACTCCGGCATCTTGCCCTCACTTCAAGTCAACTAAACTGTATGGTGAATTGGTGATGCTGTCATGAATTTGTTTTAGCTGTTTAATTGGTGGCACGAGGAAACTTACTCCTGCATGCTTCTAGGTGTACTTTGAGCTCAAGCATCATGGCCCTCACCTGAAGAGAATCATTGATGACCAGCATGCTCGTTTACGTGAAGCACAACAGAAGCTTGTGAAAGTTGAGGAGAAACAGCCAGGGTTGGAGGAACGGATGGAGCATGCAATTCAGCAGCACAATCGGCTGGATGAACGGATTCAAAGCTTAAGAAAGCTGCCTGGGGCGCACAAGAAACCATTGTCTAGAGCAGAGTGCGAGTTCAAATCATATCTTGGTAATGAATCTAGTTTGTGCATGTCAGCTTGATTTATTTACCAGTCTTTGTTGATATTCTATATATTATCCCTTTTTACAGGTTGAAAATTTTGATGAGGTTCTCTTTTTTCCTCTTTTGTTAATTCTTTGCTCAaaacttattttctaatttattgGATTATTCTTGAAATTTATGCTCATTGTTGCCATGATAACTAGTTTAATAACTTTTCCCCTGTTGCActttcttttaacaaattaaagTGCTATGAATTCGaaattatatatgtttatgaGTAGTTTCTGCATTCAAATGATCTCCGATCTTTATTCACATTTCTTTATATATATGTCTTGGACAGGACTGCCTTCTGTCAACATGCTATTGACAGTAATCTGGTTTTTTTTGCAGATAGATTTACAGGAGTTGAATTAGATGCTTGGCACTCTTCCATTGAAGCTTTGAATGCAAGGTTGGGAAGGTTCATGCAATCCCTACAAGGCAATGCATCTAAGGCACAAAGGCAAACATCTGGGAGGATGAAGAATCATGTCCGAGATGCCCAAATTTCTCAGCTGAAATCCTCAATTGCAAAACTCTCACTTGTCAATAGCGCGAATTCTAAAAAGGTCAAGCTTGTTGAATCTGCATTGAGAGACCGGGAAAGCAGCAGCTGATGAAACCTGCATATCTTTTTATCACTGCTATCGCTGTGGATGCGGTTTTATGATTCCTGTACAAGTTATATCTAGAGCTGGAGTCAGCTTCCTGAAAATTCAGTATTATCAATGTGTATATTTTCTTTGTATCTGTGCTGTTAAAGAACATGTACCATGAGTTGCTGATAGGGTTTTCCCCTAGTTTTGTATTCCTGGATGCTCTTGAAAATGAGTGATTTTACTGTGAAAATATATTTCAGCAGGTTGATGAGGgatgacgagagagagagagagaggaacacacaTTACAATAGTGAATGCTCCTGCTTTCTCACCAGGACCCAGTTTGCTTTTATTCAAGAATAGCTGTTGATCTCTACTTCAGTTTTCAtactttcattattattatttttgataacGTCGGGTATCGTGGGCTTTACTCTCACAGCACCACACTAATCTCATGCTTATGTCAGCCGTGCCCTTGACCAACACATAGGTGGTAAATCGCGGATGTGTGCTGCAAGCGGCAGGATTCGAATCCGAGAACGATCGCTCTCAACGGCCTTCTTACGCAAGTTCTTATCACTTGAGCTTATGCCTGGAGGTCAtagtttaattattattattattattattattgtcaatTTTACATTACCAAAGATTAGGAAATCATTTTATGGTAAAATTCTCACAGAGAGACCTCAATTATTAAGCGAGTAAGAGGCGAGAAATGAACTCAGAACCCCTGGCTTGACATGGGAAAAGTGAGATCAAGGATTGAGGGGCTCGAGGAGGAAGaaactaattaaacaaccaaacaaatatATAGATAGATAAATAAACCAATAAATAAAGTGAGAAAGGAGATGGTAGCCAGAAGGGTTGAAGCAAATGTGGGGGTTGAGGAGTGAGGGCTACAGAGCATTGTCCCCTTTGCGTGGTTACACGAAAACTTTATGCTGTATTTCTTATCTGCCTCAAATCTTTTTGTCAAAAAGTTAACTCGTTACAATCCCCAATTTTGTCAATGGGAATGCATGcgtttatgttttattttattttatattataaactTAAAAAAGTTGAGTCGCAAGGTCACACCGACCACATATATTCTGCTCTTGACCTTTAGCAGGAGAATTTTGAGCCCTGAAAGTCACCATGCAAATGCAAATGCAAATGCAATGCATGCCCATAGTCCAAATTGATCAAATGCATGCACATGAATAACTCCCCTACTAATTTACAAGCCTAGGTAATAAAGGATTTCTACCACTATCCCTCCTCTCCATccatgaaaataaaaaggaatatttcaaaaataaataaaaaactttcTACAGTTGAAATGAACTATCCATATAGAACTAAGATAAGCTCTCGCTTTCTTTCTTAATAAAAAGATTCATTCGCAAATAGACCCCTTCTATTATATTTATACAAATCaaccaaattatatatatatatatatatatatatctaatttatttatatttaattttatttggatAGGGGAGCAAAATAGTTACGACTTAGCTAATTTCCCTACATTACATCTAACTCGAATTTTGTGGCCTCCCCTAACCTAACCCCTCTTTACATGGCTCGCTCATGCACCTGCCTTCGCTCCACGTTGATAGGATACCTCTTCTGCGTTCGAGTCGTCGGGAAAAAAACCAATTTATCGTCTTCTGCAGGGACCCAACTGCAAATCATAGAATTAACAAAGAAGAATGGAGATTTAAGGTtcgaaacaaataaaaaaaaataataatgaaaatggacaatttatttatataaaaatggAACATACTTGAAGCGAGTGACCAAGTGGTGGAGGAAAACAGAGAGTTCAACTCTAGCAAGCTCGTAGCCAGGGCAGAGGCGGGGGCCTCCTCCAAATGGTGTGAACACATTCCCTGCTGGCCCCCCTCCTGCATTGCTCTGTTCATTTATTCCACTCATTCTAATTAGCTTAGTTGACAAttataagaataataaaataataaagtatGAGGGGCTGGGGGAGGCGTCGACCTGCCATCGCCATGGATTGAAAGAACGAGCGTCTTTGAAGTGATCCTGGTCCAAATGCACTGCCCTGAACGATGCGAACACCTTCCATCCCTTTGGAATCGTGTACCCTATAAATTCATATATCTATGCGTTAGttcataaaaataatatttacatatatattgaTTGACTCGTGCAAAAAGTCATCCACCTTAGTAATTACATAGTGGAAATACAATGAACGCATtggtttaaataaaaaaaaaaaaggaaaaaaatgatggGGGAATTTAGGTTCTTGCCTTTTATATGAACATCCGTCATTGCCCGCCGAAAAATCCCACTTATTATATTTGCAAACCGCAGAGTTTCGTTGACAACCTGCACATattaaaaatgttaaattattatTGATGAATGGAATAAAGACaatggcctctctctctctctttctcaatcAGGGAGCTTACACATTGAGTGAAGGGCATGGACTTGTAGTCATTCCATCCTAAaccctcctcctccttctttcttccCCTAATCTCGTCGTGCTCTTCCTGTTCAaacaaattaatttaaaatataccTATCTTCGTTTTCTATCAAATAGTCGGAGAAATTATATGCAGAGTCAGTCTGATGCTGCTAAGGaacaatttttattaaaaaaaaaaagaatttgggGCATCTTAGTAAATTTGAGAAGGGGTAAAAAAGGGAAATGGAATGGGAAAGAACCCTATGGGAACAGAAGAGGCTAAGGCGTAGGTGGGGTGGTGGAGCGGTGGCAGGATCGCAACTCCAggtatatatattaattaattaaaaggacATTAAAAGTGATTGTAATAATAGCACGTGACACCTACGTTGTGCTGTGCTACTGCTAGTAGCCCACAGGAGGCAGTCGCGCGCGTGAGCGCCAATCAAACGGTGGAGAGTTAATGACCACAGTGATCGAAGGTTGATAATAGGGCGGGCGCGGGGGCCTACCTTCACTTTACGCCGTCTGATGCTGCCTCCCTTCGAAATCGGCACCACACGATTTCCAATGGACAGGCTATCGAGGGACAAACGCTagttttgttgtgtgtgtgtatgtgtgtgtgtgtgtgttttttttttttttgagaagaGAGTTGAGAGTGGAGAGTACTGAGACTAATTCAAGTTACAAATTTTGCAActataaaacaaaattaaaattatttttgcaatcaaaatgtccttatttttattaatattttttttatacttaaAACTAATgtaattatattataaaatatctTTACTGCAAAACAATATCCGAGTACTCTAGTAATATAACTTTGATACGACTATTAAATATTCTTAAATTTGTAAAATTAATTATACGTATATTACAAGAATATGTTCACAATTCAAACAATTAAACATTAAATCGAAAAGAGTGAAATGATAAATTAGTCGTTATACTTTTAATTTGTACAACTAAGGACTTGTACTTATTAGTTTATTCAATTAAAATTGTGATATAATCTAATTTAATGGCTATGAATTTGATAAATAAAATTAATGAAAGACCCTTCTAGGCTTCACCCCTAGATTAGTCAGCTAACTATGAggaaaatttttatattattttatactaATTATACACTGAAAAGTTATAATTACTTTATTATGAATAAAACTTCtttaagtttttttaaaaatgataaacttattaaaaataatagttataTAACATGTAATACCAATTCTACACTTTATATACataagcatttttttttattaaatttactaGTAGTTTAAATTTAATTAAGATGACAAAATAATTATATGAAATTAATAAGTACAAATTTTTAGTTACATTAATTAAAAGTAcgagaattaaaataaattttatttgataatATATGAAAAATTATACCAGCATCTCTCCCTTCACGTGTTTATGtgtctatttttaaaattatatacttattaaatgtaaaattaaaaatattaataaatataaaatatatttgttaTATAACTAACATTTAAAATATAGGCATATGGGGAGGTGGGGAGGTGAGTGAATGGGATGGTATGTTCTGACACGTCAGgcacaaaaaatatataataactaTTATCGTATATATATTCCACAGGCGTGCGCGTGCAGCTAAGAAAGAAGGCATGCAGCGCGTATCATTTGTCCGCTTGCGAACCATGTCGCCTCCTCTTTGACTTTTCATCTGTACTCTTCTCCCCATCCTACTTTACTTTTTGACCACTTTGTTTTCgtttttaaataaaattcaaatatctTATTGACAGCCTAACCCAAATTATGGTGTATTGGTGGTTTACTAAGATATTTGTTTGGAATAGATATAATAATAGTGGACCTTATGATGGGATATGTTTATAGATTAACCTGAGTCAGTGTGTATTGTATTTCTGTATCTAATTAGATTGTTAATATGAggttaattatttttattcaaattaaaaGGAGATAATTAGTGAGAAGGGCAGAAGACGTGGGCTAGCAGCTGGTAGCCGTTGGATCTCAGTTATCAGAGCCGTCCAGCATGGTTGGTCGACAATTACTTTAGATAATGTATATTTATAGTGATGAAGGTTCTACTTCTAAGGCGGCCGGCCCCCAACCGCATAATGGTGCCGCTGGTGGGCACCCCCTCCATCAATTCTCAATTAATTCTACAatttatttataagaaaaataattaatataaaaaatgcATTAAAATTGAAGTAATTAGTTAAATTAAAGGATGAAAACTTAAACAGGCAATTAACTTAATAGGGGTAGGTAGGTACCTTGAGGAGGGCGAGAGCAGCAGGGGTGTCGGTGAGGAACTTGACGGCGAGGGTCATGATGGTGGAGGTGGTCTCGTAGCCGGCGACGAGCAAAGCCAGGAGGAAATCGACGATTTCCTCGTCGGAGAAGGCGTCGTCTCCGGCCAACAGAGCTCCCAGCATGTCTTCCTTCCTCTCCCCAGCTTCGCTGTCCCTCCTCCTCTCCCTCACTATCAAGCTCAAGGCCTCCGCCACCTTACTCCTCGCCTTTAATATAATTAACAATCACAGAGACAAGTATAAAAAATATTACATCaaattaaaagtaattaattaagataTTCAAAAGTAAGTTTAATtaacttaaaaatttaaaatataagaaCCTGAATGGCGCGGCGAtaggtggaggagaagaagggGAAAGGGATGGTGAAGAAGCCTTCGATGACAAGAACGTACTCTTTTCTTAGGCTCTCCGTCCATTCGCATGGATCGAAGCTCATCAGCTGCTTCACCGTCAATTCGAACGTgatctgcacacacacacacacacacacacccctcCCCCCCaatctcatcatcatcatcattaacAACcaaatttaaataaacaaaataaaaataatacacaCCCGCACACAGGAACACTCTGTGGGTGTTAATTATTAGAAATTTATTTGGAAACTTCTAATCCTAATAATTATATAGTTAAATcttacatatgtatatatttatatagatggGAAAGACGCGTAATGATGAGGTAAAGTGGGAAAAGAGAAACATCTCAAATGTGCATGTGCATGATGCTGCCGGGGGGCGACATGATGCTCTTTCttcttattccttttttttttttttggccgcGAGCTTTTCTTGGGGGCTAACGTGCGCCGGGGCACCTAATGTCATCTCATCCCCAACTTGCCATATGGAATCTAGGCCATCTAGCTCAGCTACCATCTACTACCTCCATACATATATGCGTGCTTCCTTCACGTTAACGTGCGCCGTTACCACCCCccctcaccaaaaaaaaaaacacttgtcAAAATGGACAACTAACATGCGCCGAATTGCACATCCTCATGGGCTAGCTCTAACGTGCGCAGCTGGTTTAGctttgagaaaaagaaaaaaaaaaaccttgccTAATCCATTTTGGACTCCTTCCATGTCTTGTCCTTTGGAGGACCACTAAATTGTTGTTTCCCACCGTATAACTTAAAAGCATTAGGCATTATTTAAAATTTACCACCATTTTAACTTTGTAATTACTTTTTCACCCcaccttaaaaaataaaaataaaaatagaatttggtcttaaaaatttttaaatattttttggaatatCCGATACGTATTTTGACAACCGACAATGTACTTGAGTgtcttaaaatcattttcaactAAAGTAATTGCACTTTTCttttccccaaaaaaaagaaagttCCTCTAAAATGGTTGAATAAATGAACCAACCAGTCCGGTCGAGCACGTACCTTCTTAGCCTCCTCCATAAGGAGTACTCGGTCGGTCCAGGAGTCCAGGTTGAGCCGGATGAGCCGGTCTATGTCGACCAGGAGGTGGTCCCTGATGATGGAAGAGTTGGCGAAGCTCATGGTGAGAGAGTGCATTCTCTTGTGTAGACTTCCCTTCATGAGGAGCAGCGAGTGCCGGCCCAGGAGGTTGGAGATGGACCCCGGGTAGCTGCACTCGAACAGCTTCCCCTCGTTCTGGAGAATAAACCGGTTCGTCTCCGGGTCGGCCGAGAACACGGTCGGCTCGCCGAACACGTGCGTCGTGAAGAGGTTCCCAAACCTCCTGACCCGCTCGTCGATGAAGGGCTCTGGGTTCTCCGTCTTGTAGGCGGAGATGAGCTGCAGGGTCTCTCCGACAAGAGGCAAGCCGAGGCTTCCCGGCGGGAGACGCACCTTCCGGCCTCCGAAGCCGGCGGCGCGCATGAAGAGAAGGACGGCGAGGACGATGAAGATGGaggagaggaggagagagagaaggtccatggttagagagagagagagagagcgcacgAGGGGGGCATCTGTGCGACTGTCACGAATCTTAAAGGGGTTGGGGGGGGGAAGAACGCGTGGGGGAGAATTTAATGTCGGACATTTCCGTAACTAACATTTACCCTTCtcattttatttagttatttaaacAAAATACTGAAATGTCATAAATGAGTAAATtttaaataagtaaataataaatTTGGTAAAaaggtcaaaaaaaaaaaacatttcacaagtttttaaagacttttttaagcatttaatttttaagatatttgtataaattttgtAACTGCTAAATTGTTCCAAGCCCTTTCTAAATTAGGAAGGTTCATAATacttttcaattagttttttttttataaatttaggaGCTATTAAAATTTTTACAGTTTATGCTAAATTAAGAGAGTTCATAAAAATTTTTAGAACTTTATaagagttgtttttttttttctatgcaaATAAGATCCGTTTCTTAGCATTCAATTGCAACTAAATAGAAGTTGCCCTCTTAAAAGTATAATCTTCAACAACCAAACTTATTTGATAAAG
This region of Malania oleifera isolate guangnan ecotype guangnan chromosome 10, ASM2987363v1, whole genome shotgun sequence genomic DNA includes:
- the LOC131165932 gene encoding 3beta,22alpha-dihydroxysteroid 3-dehydrogenase, which codes for MDLLSLLLSSIFIVLAVLLFMRAAGFGGRKVRLPPGSLGLPLVGETLQLISAYKTENPEPFIDERVRRFGNLFTTHVFGEPTVFSADPETNRFILQNEGKLFECSYPGSISNLLGRHSLLLMKGSLHKRMHSLTMSFANSSIIRDHLLVDIDRLIRLNLDSWTDRVLLMEEAKKITFELTVKQLMSFDPCEWTESLRKEYVLVIEGFFTIPFPFFSSTYRRAIQARSKVAEALSLIVRERRRDSEAGERKEDMLGALLAGDDAFSDEEIVDFLLALLVAGYETTSTIMTLAVKFLTDTPAALALLKEEHDEIRGRKKEEEGLGWNDYKSMPFTQCVVNETLRFANIISGIFRRAMTDVHIKGYTIPKGWKVFASFRAVHLDQDHFKDARSFNPWRWQSNAGGGPAGNVFTPFGGGPRLCPGYELARVELSVFLHHLVTRFNWVPAEDDKLVFFPTTRTQKRYPINVERRQVHERAM
- the LOC131165931 gene encoding nuclear pore complex protein NUP88: MRFNFDLSGTVGGPKDQRSPTPSTPKDDVEWLPLQDHPLFTSTAPTSGDGGASITPASRAHRNVLAWDGASCLFFWDGTKQCLHRISVRLGDPDPTSVLAASPSKVLQADVKLNFVVNNISVNRNGSALLLVSSGTVHVMYLYGRTSKKDNAIICRTVLVGSSIYADGGNAIRILQVSWHPHSDTHLGILSSDSVFRLFDLSSSLEQPEQEYYLQPVEPGRTRNAASICPAGFSFGGDHLWDRFSVFVLFSDGSIYILCPVVPFGSVYRWESISEIYNDAHMFGLKSANSTAVSNSNLAISWLEATFPEFSQQAKEGGNLLAVKAYPHALFDASLLLQGPLRKLCHGEEDDSEDQGAECEGRAVSFLYNVVSKDSILVTAWSGGQLQIDALTDEIQPVWSVGSPPRVSVDSHDRILGLAMICESTNDDLSIVKLDQPLDHTVWLGHPPPLLRLAIVDLALPRNIQGDSFVSMYVDPLIPERIYSLHDGGIDSIVLHFLPFTSQMSGKDETMRTPSVNPVLNTCQGETSSPSPLFGFVPLSDSFGYSWIVGVTLCYECIVLEMKTWNILLPVHANMERKPISLVETTETDTPDIISKELLSGPKVVLVPSASPNLQYVAADSIEGRSTLHQYCKLFHENYVEYAHKVYFELKHHGPHLKRIIDDQHARLREAQQKLVKVEEKQPGLEERMEHAIQQHNRLDERIQSLRKLPGAHKKPLSRAECEFKSYLDRFTGVELDAWHSSIEALNARLGRFMQSLQGNASKAQRQTSGRMKNHVRDAQISQLKSSIAKLSLVNSANSKKVKLVESALRDRESSS